A genomic window from Cyprinus carpio isolate SPL01 chromosome B9, ASM1834038v1, whole genome shotgun sequence includes:
- the LOC109112022 gene encoding basic leucine zipper and W2 domain-containing protein 1-B-like, with translation MSNQKQQKPTLTGQRFKTRKRDEKERFDPTQFQESIVQGLNQTGTDLEAVAKFLDSSGAKLDYRRYAETLFDILVAGGMLAPGGALSDDMTRTHFCLFTAPEDVKTMKAYAQVFNKLIRRYKYLEKGFEEEIKKLLLFLKGFSESERNKLAMLTGILLANGNLSALILSSLFNENLVKEGLSPAFAVMLFKSWISEKDINSVAASLRKVGIDSRLMELFPVNKRSSDYFSKYFTDAGLKELSDLAHNQRSLGTRKELQKEIQEQMSQGISFKEIIAYGREEIKKSSISEQKMIGIMWTSVMSSVEWNKKEELVTEQAIKHLKQHSPLLKAFTTQGLSELTLLLRVQEYCYDNIHFMKTFQKIVLLLYKVNVVSEEAVLKWYTEAHLAKGKSVFLEQMKKFVEWLKNAEEESESEEETDED, from the exons ATGAGTAATCAAAAGCAGCAGAAGCCAACGCTAACTGGCCAGCGTTTCAAGACACGGAAGAGAG ATGAAAAGGAGAGATTTGACCCTACACAGTTTCAGGAGAGTATTGTACAAGGATTAAATCAAACTGGCACTGATTTAGAGGCTGTTGCCAAGTTCTTGGATTCCTCTGGTGCCAAGCTTGATTATCGTCGCTATGCAGAAACCCTGTTTGATATCCTGGTGGCTGGTGGAATGCTGG CTCCGGGAGGTGCCTTATCCGACGACATGACTCGGACTCACTTCTGTCTCTTCACGGCACCAGAAGATGTTAAGACCATGAAAGCATATGCTCAG gtttttaacaAGTTAATCCGGCGTTACAAGTACCTGGAGAAAGGTTTTGAAGAGGAGATTAAAAAG TTGCTCCTGTTTTTAAAAGGGTTCAGTGAGTCGGAGCGTAACAAGCTTGCCATGCTCACTGGCATTTTACTGGCTAATGGGAACCTATCAGCTTTAATCCTTAGCAGCCTCTTCAATGAGAACTTGGTCAAAGAAG GTTTGTCTCCAGCCTTTGCTGTGATGCTGTTTAAATCGTGGATCAGTGAGAAGGACATTAACTCTGTGGCTGCCAGTCTTCGTAAAGTTGGCATTGACAGCAGGTTGATG gaGCTGTTTCCAGTGAACAAGCGAAGCTCTGACTACTTCTCTAAATACTTCACTGATGCTGGGCTTAAGGAGCTTTCTGATCTTGCACACAACCAGCGGTCATTAGGAACTCGCAAGGAGCTTCAGAAAGAGATCCAAGAGCAGATGTCTCAAGGGATTTCTTTCAAAGAG ATCATTGCATATGGCAGGGAAGAAATAAAGAAGAGCAGCATCTCTGAGCAGAAGATGATTGGCATCATGTGGACCAGCGTCATGAGCTCAGTGGAATGGAATAAGAAAGAGGAACTGGTCACTGAACAGGCCATTAAACACCTGAAG CAACACAGCCCCCTGCTGAAGGCCTTCACCACACAGGGCCTGTCTGAGCTGACTCTGCTACTGAGAGTTCAAGAGTACTGTTATGACAACATCCACTTCATGAAAACCTTCCAGAAAATTGTTTTGCTGCTCTATAAAG TGAATGTTGTGAGTGAAGAGGCTGTTCTTAAGTGGTATACTGAAGCTCACCTAGCCAAAGGAAAGAGTGTCTTCCTGGAGCAGATGAAGAAATTTGTGGAGTGGCTGAAAAATGCTGAAGAGG AATCCGAATCTGAGGAGGAAACAGATGAAGACTGA